In Penaeus monodon isolate SGIC_2016 chromosome 7, NSTDA_Pmon_1, whole genome shotgun sequence, the following are encoded in one genomic region:
- the LOC119575709 gene encoding transmembrane protein 65-like, with the protein VIVTVTVTVTVIVIIIIIIIIIIIIIIISCSIFVTFYFTFFQGDYIDLTIGTTLGISTLAAAALGNTVSDLAGIGSAWYVENMAARTGMRPPDLTQEQLDTVSARWCANVGRGIGVVVGCLMGMFPLLFLPFHEEDKSEVEGT; encoded by the exons gtcatcgtcaccgtcaccgtTACCGTcaccgtcattgtcatcatcatcatcatcatcatcatcatcatcatcattatcattatcagttgtagtatttttgttaccttttattttactttttttcagggTGATTACATTGACCTCACAATTGGTACAACTCTGGGTATAAGCACATTAGCAGCTGCAGCCCTTGGGAACACTGTCAGTGATCTGGCTGGTATAGGGTCTGCATGGTACGTGGAGAACATGGCAGCTAGGACTGGCATGCGACCCCCAGACCTTACGCAAGAGCAGCTTGATACGGTGTCTGCAAGGTGGTGTGCAAATGTG GGTCGGGGCATTGGTGTCGTGGTGGGCTGTCTGATGGGCATGTTTCCACTCCTCTTCTTGCCGTTCCACGAAGAGGACAAGAGTGAAGTAGAGGGAACATAA
- the LOC119575470 gene encoding urotensin-2 receptor-like → MAAAATTMEPGMSLLVTAEALVMSLACMNGFVANVMAIVAATFSPHLRHTRVYIINRAVADILFLLPVPLDVASHLQDSWVFSPVLCKLRCALAFAGLLASSSLLVGLALEVYVSLARPRASRKFHSALAKVVCALAWAAFLVLMLPILIQSEVLKEVSRERFHCVSLPLSLATPAGHVLRFLAVVVAFLVPLLACWLLVRLTASSGWQHVVGVADSPAKGQPAGLWHPRKFQLYLVGVFTACHLPYWLPQLLKESLREGVVSETAMSLFPATMCLPSVCAAVNPVICLLFNKALKKRMLSERADAVAREQPAIPLQPL, encoded by the coding sequence atggcggcggcggcgacgaccATGGAGCCCGGCATGAGCCTGCTGGTGACGGCGGAGGCCCTCGTCATGAGCCTGGCCTGCATGAACGGCTTCGTGGCCAACGTGATGGCCATCGTGGCCGCGACCTTCTCGCCGCACCTCCGCCACACCAGGGTCTACATCATCAACCGCGCCGTCGCCgacatcctcttcctcttgccgGTGCCCCTGGACGTGGCGTCGCACCTGCAGGACTCGTGGGTGTTCAGTCCCGTCCTGTGCAAGCTGCGCTGCGCCCTGGCCTTTGCCGGCCTGCTGGCCAGCTCCTCCCTGCTGGTGGGCCTGGCCCTGGAGGTCTACGTGTCCCTCGCGCGCCCCCGCGCCTCCAGGAAGTTCCACTCGGCGCTGGCCAAGGTGGTGTGCGCTCTCGCGTGGGCGGCCTTCCTCGTGCTCATGCTGCCGATCCTCATCCAGTCGGAGGTCCTGAAGGAGGTGTCCCGCGAGCGCTTCCACTGCGTGTCGCTGCCCCTGTCCCTGGCCACGCCCGCGGGCCATGTCCTCCGCTTCCTCGCCGTCGTGGTGGCCTTCCTGGTGCCCCTGCTGGCGTGCTGGCTCCTCGTGCGCCTCACGGCCTCCTCCGGGTGGCAGCACGTGGTGGGCGTGGCGGACAGCCCGGCCAAGGGGCAGCCCGCTGGCCTGTGGCACCCGCGCAAGTTCCAGCTGTACCTCGTGGGCGTGTTCACGGCGTGCCACCTGCCCTACTGGCTGCCGCAGCTGCTGAAGGAGAGCCTGCGGGAGGGCGTCGTAAGCGAGACAGCCATGTCCCTCTTCCCGGCCACCATGTGCCTGCCCTCCGTCTGCGCCGCCGTCAACCCGGTCATCTGCCTCCTGTTTAACAAAGCCCTGAAGAAGAGGATGCTGAGCGAGAGGGCGGACGCGGTGGCGCGGGAACAGCCGGCCATCCCGCTGCAGCCGCTGTGA